A stretch of the Bacteroidota bacterium genome encodes the following:
- the alaS gene encoding alanine--tRNA ligase encodes MNSSEIRQKFFDFFESKKHKIVPSAPMVVKNDPTLMFINAGMNQFKDYFLGNSKATNSRVADTQKCLRVSGKHNDLEEVGRDTYHHTMFEMLGNWSFGDYFKKEAIEWAWELLTDVYGIEKDRLYATYFGGDKKDSLEADEEALGYWEKLLPKEQILSGSKKDNFWEMGDTGPCGPCSEIHVDIRSEKDRAKVKGRELVNKDHPEVIEIWNLVFIQYNRLSDSTLKMLPQKHVDTGMGFERLCMILQGVKSNYDTDIFVDLIKEISSISGIKYGKDKSSDIAMRVVSDHLRAIAFSISDGQLPSNNMAGYVIRRILRRAVRYGYTFLNQKEAFIYKLVSVLTQKMGEQFPELKKQKTLIEKVIKEEEANFLRTLETGIKLLNRVVKSTKGGNIIDGKTVFELYDTFGFPVDLTELILQEKGLKIDHSEFEKELQKQKERSRNASSQETSDWQELVKEEKETEFTGYDSLEEKIKIIRYRKIIIKKKEKYQFVFNKTPFYAESGGQVGDTGYIEKDDKKISVIDTIKENNLTVHITNKIPENLEGEFLAVVNKEKRIETTKNHSVTHLFQQALRKILGTHIEQKGSFVNHEHLRFDFSHFQKISDEEIKEIEIFVNNKIQQNISLEEKREIPIQKAKDMGAIALFGEKYGDEVRVVKYGESVELCGGTHVQATGQIGLFKIIAESSIAAGIRRIEAISGTVAFEYFQQQQVQLKEINSILDVNPKNTTKAIANLIKENKNLSKENEAMKKEKVVSQRKELILNAEKINDINLVVKVVNIDSATIGKDLSFELKRNLDRSIVILGATIKDKANLWVIISDELVKEKDLDASQIIREISKEIQGGGGGQAFFATAGGKNPRGIDKALQMGREIVLKKIQ; translated from the coding sequence ATGAACAGTTCTGAAATAAGGCAAAAATTCTTTGATTTTTTTGAATCAAAAAAGCATAAAATTGTTCCTTCTGCACCAATGGTTGTGAAGAACGACCCTACATTAATGTTTATAAATGCAGGGATGAATCAATTCAAAGACTATTTTCTTGGTAATTCCAAAGCCACAAATTCGCGAGTTGCCGACACTCAAAAATGCTTGAGAGTTTCGGGAAAGCATAACGACCTTGAAGAAGTGGGGCGAGATACTTACCATCACACTATGTTTGAAATGTTAGGGAACTGGAGCTTTGGAGATTACTTTAAAAAAGAAGCAATAGAGTGGGCTTGGGAACTACTTACTGATGTTTATGGAATTGAAAAGGACAGGCTTTATGCAACATATTTTGGTGGCGATAAAAAGGATTCCTTAGAAGCGGATGAAGAAGCACTTGGTTATTGGGAAAAATTACTACCTAAGGAACAAATACTTTCAGGTTCAAAGAAAGATAATTTTTGGGAAATGGGTGACACAGGACCTTGTGGACCCTGCTCCGAAATACATGTTGACATAAGAAGTGAAAAGGATAGAGCAAAAGTAAAGGGAAGAGAATTGGTAAACAAAGACCATCCTGAAGTTATTGAAATTTGGAATCTTGTTTTTATTCAGTACAATCGATTATCCGATTCAACATTAAAAATGCTACCACAAAAGCATGTTGATACAGGAATGGGATTTGAAAGATTATGCATGATTTTGCAAGGAGTTAAATCAAATTACGATACTGATATTTTTGTTGACTTGATAAAAGAAATTTCATCAATCTCAGGAATAAAATATGGCAAAGATAAAAGTAGTGATATTGCCATGCGTGTTGTTTCCGACCATTTGCGAGCAATTGCTTTTTCTATTTCCGATGGGCAGTTACCATCCAACAACATGGCAGGCTATGTAATTCGCAGAATTCTAAGACGAGCTGTTCGATATGGCTACACATTTTTAAATCAAAAAGAAGCCTTTATTTACAAACTTGTTTCTGTTTTAACACAAAAAATGGGAGAACAATTTCCTGAACTAAAAAAGCAAAAAACACTTATTGAAAAAGTTATTAAAGAAGAAGAAGCAAACTTTTTACGCACACTTGAAACGGGAATAAAATTACTTAATCGAGTTGTAAAATCAACAAAGGGTGGAAATATTATTGATGGAAAAACAGTTTTTGAACTTTACGACACTTTTGGTTTTCCTGTTGACTTAACAGAATTGATTTTACAAGAAAAAGGACTTAAAATTGATCATAGTGAATTTGAAAAAGAACTTCAAAAACAAAAAGAAAGGTCAAGAAATGCTTCATCTCAGGAAACTTCCGATTGGCAAGAATTAGTAAAAGAAGAAAAAGAAACTGAATTTACAGGATATGATTCTTTAGAAGAAAAAATAAAAATAATTCGCTATCGAAAAATAATAATTAAAAAGAAAGAGAAATATCAATTTGTTTTTAATAAAACACCTTTTTATGCTGAAAGCGGTGGACAGGTTGGCGACACAGGATATATAGAAAAAGATGATAAAAAGATTTCTGTAATAGACACAATTAAAGAAAATAATCTTACAGTTCATATTACCAACAAAATACCTGAAAATCTCGAAGGAGAATTCTTGGCAGTTGTAAACAAAGAAAAACGAATTGAAACAACAAAAAATCACTCTGTTACACATTTATTCCAGCAAGCTTTACGAAAAATTTTAGGGACACATATCGAACAAAAAGGTTCATTTGTTAATCACGAGCATCTCCGTTTTGACTTTTCACATTTTCAAAAAATCAGTGATGAAGAAATAAAGGAAATTGAAATATTTGTAAACAACAAAATCCAACAAAACATAAGCCTTGAAGAAAAGAGAGAAATCCCAATTCAAAAAGCTAAAGATATGGGAGCTATTGCCTTATTCGGTGAAAAATACGGTGATGAAGTAAGAGTTGTAAAATATGGTGAATCTGTTGAATTATGTGGAGGCACTCATGTTCAGGCAACAGGGCAAATAGGACTTTTTAAAATTATTGCCGAAAGCTCAATAGCCGCAGGGATAAGACGTATTGAAGCAATTAGCGGTACAGTAGCATTTGAATATTTTCAACAACAGCAAGTGCAGTTAAAAGAAATCAACAGTATTCTTGATGTTAATCCGAAAAATACTACAAAAGCCATAGCAAATCTTATAAAAGAAAATAAAAATCTGAGTAAGGAAAATGAAGCAATGAAAAAAGAAAAAGTTGTTTCACAAAGAAAAGAGCTAATCCTCAATGCTGAAAAGATAAATGACATAAATCTTGTTGTTAAAGTTGTTAATATTGATTCAGCAACAATAGGAAAAGACCTTTCTTTTGAATTAAAAAGAAATCTTGATAGAAGTATTGTAATTCTTGGTGCTACAATAAAAGACAAAGCTAATCTTTGGGTAATTATTTCGGATGAGCTTGTTAAAGAAAAAGATTTGGATGCATCACAAATAATAAGAGAAATTTCAAAAGAAATACAAGGTGGAGGAGGAGGACAGGCGTTTTTTGCAACTGCCGGTGGGAAAAATCCTCGAGGCATTGACAAAGCATTGCAAATGGGTAGAGAAATAGTTTTGAAAAAGATTCAGTAA